One part of the Pogoniulus pusillus isolate bPogPus1 chromosome 8, bPogPus1.pri, whole genome shotgun sequence genome encodes these proteins:
- the LOC135177273 gene encoding serine/arginine repetitive matrix protein 3-like: MKPEAKTAHGHAMPSRSCSQRSRLVTRALHRRRRLLFVSLQRLLRALSAGARERAGVGSPNRVPSGNCSAAPVIAQPATELAAAARSPQPPAAGGNTAGSRLPTQVPGEGGSASGRAPSALPTPEPRTNGHTAPGRRLRTRSEAAASRPSPLKLSCARQRGRALPASRLRRRRPLTPHGSAAGAGRGPLPPPGPRHRRALAKAHPLRAAEHSQKRPRSPLARPVSNVAQPAGERPPGAAAVRERRGTTAPGRRRCGSQTGPAAGPPRACWGL; encoded by the exons ATGAAGCCAGAAG CAAAGACAGCACACGGCCATGCCATgccaagcaggagctgctcgcAGCGAAGCCGCCTCGTTACCCGCGCTCTGCACCGCCGCCGGAGGCTGCTCTTTGTATCCTTACAAAGACTCCTGCGGGCTTTGTCAGCAGGCGCCCGGGAAAGAGCGGGGGTGGGGAGCCCCAACCGCGTCCCTTCGGGAAACTGCTCGGCGGCCCCGGTTATTGCCCAACCCGCCACCGAGCTGGCGGCCGCAGCGCGGTCACCGCAGCCGCCCGCGGCCGGTGGGAACACGGCGGGCAGCCGCCTGCCCACGCAGGTACCCGGGGAGGGAGGCTCAGCCAGCGGCAGAGCCCCGAGCGCGCTCCCGACCCCAGAGCCACGCACGAACGGGCACACAGCCCCGGGCCGCCGCCTGCGGACACGCTCGGAAGCGGCCGCCTCTCGGCCGTCCCCGCTGAAGCTTTCCTGCGCCCGGCAGCGCGGCCGCGCTCTCCCCGCATCGCGTCTCCGCCGGCGCCGGCCGCTCACCCCTCATGGATCCGCCGCCGGTGCGGGACGAGGGCCGTTACCGCCTCCCGGGCCGCGCCATCGCCGCGCCCTCGCTAAGGCACACCCGCTGCGAGCCGCCGAGCACAGCCAGAAGCGGCCGAGGTCTCCGCTTGCCCGCCCGGTGAGCAATGTGGCGCAGCCGGCCGGGGAGCGGCCTCCCGGGGCTGCAGCCGTGAGGGAACGGCGCGGAACTACAGCTCCCGGCCGGCGCCGCTGCGGCAGCCAGACGGGCCCGGCGGCGGGGCCGCCCCGGGCATGCTGGGGACTGTAG